In the Pseudoalteromonas sp. A25 genome, GCGGATTTTAATTTGCATGTCATCCGTATCTTGCTCGATCGCATCCAATTCGACCAACATGTTTTCTACCAAAGTGACTTCACGACCACGAAAACCGGTTTCTAATAACTCATCAAGCTCATTGATTGCTTTAGAAGCTTGCTTAGTTGCATCAACACAACGTTGCAAGTAGGTTAAAAAGTCCGCTTGGATAGATTCTGGGATCACCATTTCACGACCGACAACACGACCAGCGATATCTTTTGCTTTGTTCGCGATTTTGTCTTGGTGAGTGATAAGTTCAAGTAGATCGGTTCGCTCTACTGGCATGAATAGACCACGAGGTAATTGTAAACGAACTTCTCGTTTCAATTTATCCGCATCGCGCTCTAAATTTCGGATCTGAACACGTAGTGTTTCGGCTTCGTCCCACTCTCCTTTAAATACGTGATTAAAAAATGGAATTAAAGCTTTACTCGCTTTATGAACGATTTTTATGTGTTCTTCTACAGGCTTTATAGGAGATTTTGCAAAAACCCCTAAAAATGCATTAGTCGGCATAATTGACCCTTAAATCATATTTATATGCTTTGCGGGGCTAATTTTACAGCATTGAGCCGCTTTGTGAACGATTTTTATCGATAAGGTAGAATAAGTTGACCTCAACACACACTGTTTAGGTCAACTTATTTTGTGTGTGCTATAGAGATTTTTCTATATCTTCTTGAGATGTATGGCGAATATCCTTCCCATTAACAAAATAAATGACATATTCAGCAATATTCTGGCAACGATCACCAATGCGCTCCAAAGAGCGAACAGACCAAATCAAATCCATTATTTTTGGAATTGAACGTGGGTCTTCCATCATATATGTCATGATCTGACGCGTTAATGCCTCATATTCTCTATCTACTTTCGCATCCTCTTTGTGCACTTCAAATGCGCGCTGAGCATCCATACGTGCAAATGCATCTAGCACATCATGCAACATTTTAGATACCTGACGACCCATGTTTTCAATATTAACTAACAAATCCTGTTGATCTTTAGTAAAAGAGTCCAATGCCACGCGCGCAATACGTTCCGCTTCATCACCGATGCGCTCTAAATCAGCAATAGTTTTTGCAATAGCAACAACCAAACGCAAGTCACTCGCTGCTGGCTGTCGTTTTGCTATGATGCGTGTACACTCTTCGTCAATGTTAACTTCCATGGCATTAACCTGGTAGTCATTCTCGCTCACCTTACGCGCTTTTTCCGCATCACACTCATTCACAGCATCAAGCGCTAAGTTAAGCTGTTGCTCAACTAGCCCTCCCATACTTAAAACATGATTACGCACACTTTCTAGCTCTTCATTGAAGCGACCAGATATATGCTTATTTAAATTATGATCCATATTAAATCCCCTTCAATCAGCCTATTAACCGTAACGACCCGTAATATAGTCTTCTGTTTTCTTCTTCGATGGGGTAGTAAATAGCGTGTTAGTATCCGCATATTCGATAAGCTCACCCATGTACATAAATGCGGTCTGATCTGACACGCGAGCAGCTTGTTGCATGTTATGCGTTACAATAACCACCGTATACTTATTTTTTAAGTCGTT is a window encoding:
- a CDS encoding TIGR00153 family protein; its protein translation is MPTNAFLGVFAKSPIKPVEEHIKIVHKASKALIPFFNHVFKGEWDEAETLRVQIRNLERDADKLKREVRLQLPRGLFMPVERTDLLELITHQDKIANKAKDIAGRVVGREMVIPESIQADFLTYLQRCVDATKQASKAINELDELLETGFRGREVTLVENMLVELDAIEQDTDDMQIKIRQELRAVEAGLNPVDVMFLYKIIEWVGELADIAERVGSRLELMLAR
- the phoU gene encoding phosphate signaling complex protein PhoU; translation: MDHNLNKHISGRFNEELESVRNHVLSMGGLVEQQLNLALDAVNECDAEKARKVSENDYQVNAMEVNIDEECTRIIAKRQPAASDLRLVVAIAKTIADLERIGDEAERIARVALDSFTKDQQDLLVNIENMGRQVSKMLHDVLDAFARMDAQRAFEVHKEDAKVDREYEALTRQIMTYMMEDPRSIPKIMDLIWSVRSLERIGDRCQNIAEYVIYFVNGKDIRHTSQEDIEKSL